ACGCCGAAATTGCAAAACAGGAAGGATTGTTGCGCTGTTCAACCCTTCCCCTTATAAGAGATTAATTGTACATGAAACAAATTACAGATACTGTACTAATGGTGCGGCCGGTGGCTTTCAGGATGAATGAGCAAACCGCCGTGAATAACTATTTCCAGGAAGGTCTGCACCTGGACAAGGAAGAGATCAATAAAAAAGCCCAGCAAGAATTCGATGCTTTCGTGGAAAAACTCCGGAATGTTGGTGTGAATGTAATCGTGGTAGATGACGATGAAAAACTCGACACGCCCGATTCAATTTTTCCAAACAACTGGGTCACTTTTCACGAAGATGCAACTGCAGCCATCTATCCGCTTTTTGCTGAAAACCGAAGACGCGAACGTCGCGCCGAAGTATTTGACAAGATTGAAGCAGCCGGTTATCTCATCAAGGATGTGATTGACTATACCAGCGCCGAGGAGGAAGAGCTTTTTCTTGAATCTACCGGCGTGCTTATTTTAGACAGGCCCAATGAAAAAGCCTACTGTGCGCTTTCCCCGCGAGCCAGTGAAGAATTATTGATAGAATTCTGCGAAGATTTTGAGCTTACCCCGGTGATCTTTAATGCATACCAGGATGTTGACGGGCGCAGAATGCCCATTTACCACACCAACGTGATGATGTGCCTGGCCGAAAATTTTGCGGTTATTTGCCTTGACAGCATAGACGATGCAAAAGAGCGCAAAAATGTCATAAAACATCTAAAGTCTGACGGCAAGGAGATCATAGAAATTTCTGAAGCCCAGTTGCACCACTATGCAGGTAATATGCTGCAGGTACAGGGTAGCAATGGAAAAAAATACCTGGTAATGAGCGAGGCAGCGAGAAAAAGTCTGCTTCCGGTTCAAATTGCAGCCATTGAGATGCATTGCGAGATCTTAAGCAGTGACCTCACCACCATAGAAACCTGTGGGGGCGGCAGTGCCCGCTGCATGCTGGCCGAAATTTTCCTTCCGAAGAAGTAAGAAAAAAGTAAAATTCAAGCCCTTTCAAAAAGGGCTTTTTTGGTGCCTCATTCCTGGTCTTCAATTCTTGGCAAAGCCTTATCGGCCTTGTAGTGGCGTAGTTTTTTAATGAAGCTGTGTACTTCAGCCTGCCCGGCACCGGCATGGACTTTTATAAAATACTGGTCTTTGTAAAATGAATATTCTTCTGCACGGCCTTTGTAAATTTTCAGCTTATAAAAAGGGATCACGAGCGAATAAGTTTCACCGGCAGCCCTAAAGCTTATCAAAACACCTTTTGGGCGCATCTCAATATTGCAGTGCTTCTGGGCCTGCCCCTCGTTTAGAACGAGCAGGTTGTAAATTTCTATGCTGGCGGCGGTGACGGGAAGTTCGTGAATGCTGGTCTTTTGTAGCTCCTGTCTTTCTTCCAGGTTAAAGGGTTTGCCTACCAGCTCGTTTATTTCCTCTCTTTTATCGCTAAAATCCTGTGAAATATTCAGTAGCATTTTCTTTTTTTCTAAAGGTAAGCATTTGCGCTCAAACCCTTTATACAACCTCAAAATTCTGTTATCTTTGCCACTTCCTGTAGAAGCCTGCAGGTAAAAAAAATGAAAAACATGAATGTTCAGGATGTACTCGCCGCACAGGTAAAGGAAGCGGTTAATAATATATTTGGCGTTGAGCTCGAAACGGTGGAATTTCAACCCACCCGAAAGGATTTTGAAGGGGATATTACCCTTGTCACTTTTCCTATGTTAAGGCAAATCAAGACGAGTCCTGTAAAATTGGGCGAGGCCATTGGGGACTACCTGGTGGCGCACAACAAAGAGATCGAAAAGTTCAATGTGGTTCAGGGGTTTTTGAATATTGTTCTGGCCGATGCTTACTATCTCAATTTCTTCGGAGAGATCAAAGATGACGCTAACTTCGGAAGAACTCCCGTGGGTGAGAAATCTGTTATGGTAGAATATTCTTCGCCAAACACGAATAAACCGCTGCATTTAGGGCACATCAGAAATAACCTTTTAGGATATTCTGTTTCCGAAATCCTGAAGGCTTCAGGAAAAAAGGTGTACAAAACCCAGATCATCAATGACCGCGGAATTCATATCTGCAAATCCATGCTCGCGTGGCAAAGGTTCGGAAATGAAGAAACTCCTGAAACTTCCGGCTTAAAAGGCGATAAGCTGGTGGGGAACTACTACGTAAAGTTCGACAAGGCTTACAAAG
This Salinimicrobium tongyeongense DNA region includes the following protein-coding sequences:
- the ctlX gene encoding citrulline utilization hydrolase CtlX; this translates as MKQITDTVLMVRPVAFRMNEQTAVNNYFQEGLHLDKEEINKKAQQEFDAFVEKLRNVGVNVIVVDDDEKLDTPDSIFPNNWVTFHEDATAAIYPLFAENRRRERRAEVFDKIEAAGYLIKDVIDYTSAEEEELFLESTGVLILDRPNEKAYCALSPRASEELLIEFCEDFELTPVIFNAYQDVDGRRMPIYHTNVMMCLAENFAVICLDSIDDAKERKNVIKHLKSDGKEIIEISEAQLHHYAGNMLQVQGSNGKKYLVMSEAARKSLLPVQIAAIEMHCEILSSDLTTIETCGGGSARCMLAEIFLPKK